The following coding sequences are from one Polyodon spathula isolate WHYD16114869_AA chromosome 7, ASM1765450v1, whole genome shotgun sequence window:
- the LOC121318310 gene encoding coiled-coil domain-containing protein 71L-like: MIESIMEKEKVVFSRSKVCLEGTRALEEAFELFVPWPKDFTPSSDGMWDFLCSFKHEGFSPVILRSKDVYGYSSCRSVVPDKNATGVKRVKGLANAKKKAPGLRRERKKKRGRKSKKPNTRGLGNVFNFLETVTNSSCAAANLPSSVVSNLPKTVSRPNSPVFESNAMCIVSNPPIIDSPETVSNSPFTALESLETASVSSDSTLPESLEANSLDTGIVYCQRTLEEIWRAATPKIITVKTVVVKDDVSSEKNTAAARRRAEKLMHLNLTPVLKLRRLNMPQ; this comes from the coding sequence ATGATCGAATCGATTATGGAGaaagaaaaagttgtattttcaaGATCCAAAGTTTGCTTAGAAGGGACACGAGCTTTGGAAGAAGCGTTTGAGCTTTTTGTGCCTTGGCCCAAAGACTTTACCCCCAGTTCGGATGGGATGTGGGATTTTCTGTGTAGTTTTAAGCATGAAGGCTTTTCCCCTGTCATTTTGAGAAGCAAGGATGTTTACGGGTATTCGTCTTGCAGATCAGTTGTGCCAGATAAGAACGCTACAGGTGTTAAAAGGGTCAAGGGCTTGGCAAATGCCAAAAAGAAGGCGCCTGGCTTacgaagagagagaaaaaagaaaagaggaaGAAAATCCAAGAAGCCGAACACAAGAGGTCTCGGAAATGTATTTAACTTTCTGGAAACTGTAACAAACTCTTCCTGCGCAGCAGCAAATTTGCCCAGCAGTGTAGTGTCGAATTTACCGAAAACTGTATCAAGACCAAATTCACCGGTATTTGAGTCAAACGCAATGTGCATTGTATCAAATCCACCAATCATTGATTCACCGGAGACAGTATCAAACTCGCCGTTCACTGCACTGGAGAGTCTGGAGACTGCGTCAGTCTCTTCGGACAGTACATTACCCGAGTCGCTGGAGGCAAACTCGCTGGACACTGGTATTGTGTATTGTCAAAGGACTTTGGAGGAAATCTGGAGGGCAGCAACTCCTAAAATAATTACTGTTAAAACGGTGGTGGTGAAAGACGACGTGTCTagtgaaaaaaacacagctgctgCTCGCAGAAGAGCAGAAAAActaatgcatttaaatttgaCACCTGTCTTAAAATTACGACGCTTAAATATGCCACAGTAA
- the LOC121318311 gene encoding nicotinamide phosphoribosyltransferase codes for MQHSGTDFSILLATDSYKVTHYKQYPPNTSKVYSYFECRETKTEHFKARKVKYEKTVFYGLQYILNKYLKGKVVTLEKIQEAQEVYREHFQDDVFNTKGWNYILEKYDGHLPIEIKAVPEGSVIPRGNVLFTVESTDPECYWLTNWVETILVQVWYPITVATNSREQKKILAKYLMETSGNLERLEYKLHDFGYRGVSSQETAGIGASAHLVNFKGTDTVAGIGVIKKYYGTKDPVPGYSVPAAEHSTITAWGKDYEKDAFEHIVKQFPSVPVSIVSDSYDIYNACEKIWGEDLRSLIETRSADAPLIVRPDSGNPLDTVLKVLEILGKKFAPTENSKGFKVLPPYIRVIQGDGVDINTLQEIVEGMKEHKWSIENISFGSGGALLQKLTRDLLNCSFKCSYVVTNGLGVNVFKDPVADPNKRSKKGRLSLHKTPSGEYVTLEEGKGDLEEYGVDLLHTVFKNGTIIKSYTFDEVREHAKLKETELEELLH; via the exons ATGCAGCACAGCGGCACAGACTTCAGTATATTGCTAGCTACGGATTCCTACAAG GTGACTCACTATAAGCAGTACCCTCCCAACACAAGCAAAGTATATTCTTACTTTGAGTGCCGTGAAACAAAGACTGAGCATTTCAAGGCCAGGAAGGTGAAATATGAGAAAACAGTATTTTATGGCTTACAGTATATTCTGAATAAATACTTGAAAG gtaaGGTGGTGACTCTGGAAAAAATACAGGAAGCCCAGGAGGTTTACAGAGAACATTTTCAAGATGATGTTTTTAATACAAAAGGCTGGAACTACATTCTGGAG AAATATGATGGTCATCTCCCCATCGAAATAAAGGCCGTCCCTGAGGGCAGTGTTATTCCAAGAGGAAACGTGCTCTTCACTGTTGAGAGCACTGATCCTGAATGCTACTGGCTGACCAACTGGGTCGAG ACTATCCTTGTCCAAGTCTGGTATCCAATCACTGTTGCAACCAACTCAAGGGAGCAGAAAAAAATTTTGGCCAAGTATTTGATGGAAACATCTGGGAACTTGGAACGTCTAGAATACAAACTGCATGACTTTGGATACAGAGGAGTCTCCTCACAAGAG ACTGCTGGTATAGGTGCATCGGCTCACTTGGTTAACTTCAAAGGAACAGACACTGTAGCAGGGATTGGTGTTATTAAGAAATACTACGGGACCAAGGACCCAGtgccagggtattctgttcctgCAGCAGAACACAG tactattACAGCCTGGGGAAAGGATTATGAAAAAGATGCATTTGAGCATATTGTAAAGCAGTTCCCTTCAGTGCCAGTATCAATAGTCAGTGACAGCTATGACATTTACAATGCCTGTGAAAAGATATGGGGTGAAGACCTGAGGAGCTTAATAGAGACCCGCAGTGCTGATGCTCCTCTTATTGTCAGACCAGACTCAGGAAATCCACTGGATACCGTACTAAAG GTCCTGGAGATCTTGGGAAAGAAGTTTGCTCCCACAGAAAACAGTAAGGGGTTTAAGGTGCTACCACCTTACATCAGAGTTATCCAGGGAGATGGTGTGGACATCAATACTTTACAGGAG attGTAGAAGGCATGAAGGAACACAAATGGAGTATTGAAAACATTTCCTTTGGTTCTGGTGGAGCCTTACTGCAGAAATTAACCAGAGATCTCCTAAACTGCTCTTTCAAGTGCAGTTATGTGGTAACCAATGGCCTGGGG GTAAACGTGTTCAAGGATCCAGTGGCAGATCCAAATAAAAGGTCAAAGAAAGGTCGCCTGTCCTTGCACAAAACACCCAGTGGGGAGTATGTTACTCTTGAAGAGGGCAAGGGAGATTTGGAAGAATACGGTGTG GATCTGCTTCACACAGTTTTCAAAAATGGCACGATAATTAAGTCGTACACCTTTGATGAAGTGAGAGAACATGCCAAATTGAAGGAGACCGAACTGGAAGAACTGCTTCACTAA